A genomic region of Oscillospiraceae bacterium contains the following coding sequences:
- a CDS encoding cation:proton antiporter, which produces MQNFLYSLGGSPILLQLCFITLGAFLVTRITKLMKLPNVTGYILCGILIGPYVLRIIPAETVTAMDFVTDIALALISFGVGKYMKLKNFRNNVGRVIVITLFETLTAMAVITMIMHLVFRLALPFSLLIGAIGASTAPASTIMNIRTLKAKGEFVETTVQVIAIDNLISIIAFSIAAAIVQTSASSGSIDPDVVVVPILMNMIGIVVGFLMGFILKYLLKVVGTDDSRLVLTIASVVVITYICSIMDISPLLASMSLGATYINITEDKKLYKLINQFSPPVLMIFFVVSGMRLDVTMLKSAGIIGVVYFIVRIIVKYIAAFMGSAITRAARPIRLYLGLALIPQAGVSVGLCALAQRILPAELGSVLSAVILSSAVLYEIVGPVLSKSSLYLSGSVKNKKDKKSKKKKEALPTEEDSLRPVELPTPNEIASTVQEETPVS; this is translated from the coding sequence ATGCAAAATTTTTTATACTCTCTGGGCGGATCGCCTATACTTCTTCAGCTTTGCTTCATAACTCTGGGTGCTTTTCTGGTGACACGCATCACCAAGCTGATGAAACTGCCCAATGTTACGGGCTACATACTTTGCGGAATACTTATAGGACCGTATGTTTTAAGAATAATACCCGCCGAAACCGTTACGGCAATGGATTTTGTAACAGACATTGCACTGGCGCTGATATCCTTCGGTGTGGGAAAATACATGAAGCTTAAAAACTTCAGAAACAACGTGGGACGTGTAATCGTAATAACGCTTTTCGAGACACTTACTGCCATGGCGGTAATTACGATGATAATGCACCTTGTGTTCAGGCTCGCTCTGCCCTTTTCACTTCTTATAGGAGCAATCGGCGCTTCCACCGCACCTGCTTCCACCATAATGAACATCAGAACTCTCAAGGCAAAAGGGGAATTTGTTGAAACAACGGTGCAGGTAATAGCTATCGACAATCTTATTTCCATCATAGCCTTCAGCATTGCCGCCGCTATTGTCCAGACCTCCGCTTCCAGCGGCAGTATCGACCCCGATGTGGTTGTAGTGCCCATTCTGATGAATATGATTGGCATTGTAGTGGGATTTTTGATGGGATTTATACTGAAATACCTGCTCAAAGTGGTGGGGACGGACGACAGCCGTCTTGTTCTGACAATCGCATCGGTGGTTGTCATTACCTATATATGCTCCATTATGGACATATCTCCCCTGCTTGCGTCCATGTCACTTGGTGCAACCTACATAAACATAACCGAGGACAAAAAGCTTTACAAGCTGATAAATCAGTTTTCTCCACCTGTACTTATGATATTCTTTGTGGTATCGGGCATGCGGCTTGACGTAACCATGCTTAAAAGTGCGGGAATAATCGGTGTTGTATATTTCATTGTCAGAATCATTGTCAAGTATATTGCCGCTTTTATGGGCTCGGCAATCACACGGGCAGCGCGTCCAATAAGGCTTTACCTGGGACTTGCTCTTATCCCACAGGCAGGTGTATCTGTCGGTCTTTGTGCACTGGCACAGCGTATACTGCCTGCGGAATTGGGAAGTGTTTTATCGGCCGTAATACTCTCCTCAGCGGTGCTTTACGAAATAGTGGGACCTGTACTGTCGAAAAGCTCGCTGTATCTTTCGGGCTCGGTAAAAAACAAAAAGGATAAAAAATCAAAAAAGAAAAAGGAAGCTTTACCGACCGAGGAGGATTCGCTCCGTCCCGTTGAGCTTCCGACACCCAATGAAATAGCAAGCACTGTACAAGAAGAAACACCTGTAAGTTAA
- a CDS encoding AraC family transcriptional regulator, which produces MNRPFLVERTFDNDSIFYLRKRVRSETLRSHWHDFYEFEMIVSGHGTTVLNGREYELKSGSCYFLTPGDVHSAIYDEPAEIITIHFFDRFADAEVINRLIENDDNITVVSERNIQRIVSLYELMKSTFDDKDTDIEYASGLFGCIMTLFVSQLDFRYGNIKRPPHIQKAIVYIHSHFIDCPTLGEVADAVFLNKNYFSSLFTECMGMSYKDYLRKVRLECAAGLIRTTLFTVTQIADRSGYTSISNFNRDFKKYFGVSPTQMKKEVN; this is translated from the coding sequence ATGAACCGGCCCTTTCTTGTGGAAAGAACTTTTGATAATGACAGTATTTTTTATTTGCGTAAGCGTGTACGAAGTGAAACGTTAAGGTCTCATTGGCATGACTTTTATGAATTTGAAATGATTGTTTCGGGGCACGGCACAACTGTTCTGAACGGACGGGAATACGAATTGAAAAGCGGAAGCTGTTATTTTCTTACTCCGGGCGATGTACATTCCGCAATATATGATGAACCTGCCGAAATAATCACCATTCATTTTTTTGACCGCTTTGCCGATGCGGAAGTAATAAATCGCCTGATAGAAAATGATGATAATATAACTGTTGTGAGCGAAAGAAACATACAGCGTATAGTGTCACTGTACGAGCTGATGAAAAGCACCTTTGACGATAAGGATACGGACATAGAATATGCTTCGGGGCTTTTCGGCTGTATTATGACTCTGTTTGTGTCACAGCTTGATTTCCGATACGGCAATATAAAGCGTCCGCCTCATATACAGAAGGCGATAGTATACATACACTCACATTTCATTGACTGTCCCACATTGGGTGAGGTGGCGGATGCCGTTTTTCTGAATAAAAACTACTTTTCCTCACTGTTTACGGAATGTATGGGCATGAGTTATAAGGATTACCTGCGTAAGGTCAGGCTGGAATGTGCCGCAGGGCTTATACGTACTACCTTGTTTACCGTGACGCAGATAGCCGACAGAAGCGGATATACGAGTATTTCCAACTTTAATCGCGATTTCAAAAAATATTTCGGCGTGTCTCCCACGCAGATGAAAAAAGAAGTGAATTGA
- the acpP gene encoding acyl carrier protein translates to MKEKIKELLAKQLRVELSEINENTDIMDDLGADSLDIVEMLQTIETDFGLVIPDEDVQGLRTVGDVADYIEQHA, encoded by the coding sequence ATGAAAGAAAAGATTAAAGAGCTTCTCGCAAAGCAGCTGCGTGTAGAACTGAGCGAAATCAACGAAAACACCGATATTATGGACGACCTTGGTGCCGATTCACTTGATATAGTTGAAATGCTTCAGACCATCGAAACCGATTTCGGCCTGGTTATTCCCGACGAGGATGTTCAGGGCTTGAGAACTGTCGGCGATGTTGCTGACTATATCGAACAGCACGCTTAA